A section of the Bacteroidota bacterium genome encodes:
- a CDS encoding sigma-70 family RNA polymerase sigma factor has translation MAVSPTVLGRVATGASIRISGHRASAKKRTFEIASSTGSVGPTDPPAAATSQFESFLATASDLDLLVTATAEPRDRAAADRAFAELYKRYKNDVYTYCLRMMGRDADRASDLFQDVFIRAYERADQFRSGSNVRGWLYTIARNLCLNALRCRQAVDSLELHPMLASRDRSLAPEYDEEQHFLRDRIENAVATLPEEFREAFVLREFDGFSYAQIAQMTGTSLSVTKVRIWRAKEKLRTLLQPYLAE, from the coding sequence ATGGCGGTCAGTCCAACAGTCCTGGGGCGGGTGGCAACCGGTGCGAGCATTCGCATCTCAGGACATCGTGCATCCGCGAAAAAAAGAACGTTTGAGATTGCTTCTTCCACAGGTTCAGTTGGGCCCACAGATCCTCCCGCTGCAGCAACCAGCCAATTCGAATCATTCCTTGCCACAGCATCGGATCTCGATCTGTTGGTTACTGCGACGGCAGAACCTCGCGACCGCGCGGCGGCGGATCGGGCTTTCGCGGAGCTGTACAAGCGCTACAAGAATGATGTTTATACCTATTGCCTTCGGATGATGGGCCGCGATGCCGACCGGGCCAGCGATTTGTTTCAGGACGTGTTTATTCGTGCCTACGAGCGTGCGGATCAATTCCGAAGCGGCTCGAATGTTCGGGGCTGGCTGTATACGATCGCGCGCAATCTCTGTTTGAATGCATTACGGTGCCGGCAAGCGGTGGATTCGCTCGAACTGCATCCGATGCTCGCAAGCCGAGATCGCAGCCTTGCACCCGAATACGATGAAGAGCAGCACTTTTTGCGAGACCGAATAGAGAATGCGGTCGCCACGCTACCCGAGGAATTCCGCGAAGCGTTTGTACTCCGCGAGTTCGATGGATTTAGTTATGCCCAGATCGCGCAGATGACGGGCACGTCGCTTTCCGTTACCAAAGTCCGGATCTGGCGCGCGAAGGAGAAACTCCGAACACTGCTCCAACCTTATCTTGCAGAATGA
- a CDS encoding T9SS type A sorting domain-containing protein has product MRFFSFLRIASVVTVLLATLGVTAGIGQNSLQRSGRHFTFGIIEGPENLPGADLSSLSLILTVLSPYDGCGTITSPSGYAQDFSFTAMQATVISLPTKLIHLNDLGKTSKGLIVRTNEPVNLTLHDFILEAGDATQLYPDESLDTDYMVAEWGEWDDAILSQDTTIGRLEPNHSEILVTAPQDNTVVTITPSVLTMLKQPANVPFTVTLNAGECYIVKADSFGVPTRSSLSNSTVVSSKPVSVIVGTTCGYVPLTVESCNELMDEILGKRHWSQHYYISPLGNADGTDTANVRALLTSDRPFNFSVNGSPGFAPGRIALSFRGAADITASTPISLHELAVGNSQVLNGQSDPTLVSILDSSLWADTLLWNAPLFAESPYPFRHYVSMIYPTPSEGQIRLDNQLIGSLAGTRSQIYRSAQSTLVTPISPGVHSLTSPVPVFAVAAGWQSADAYTFLPGTISPEVRRDTIKHTLNVKVDSAMACHDFRATFSVSPPFADSEGVMSLTVTVALDPLITSFSGFQSLLPPESASISIDSTTPGFITVNIIAEPSIIDSPLFRLIFHGERTAALAVLTPGATLCADAIELLETTPAQFPVLAATDTLRHALTMDSSAAILCKPLELHLLLDSILGANESFLPNKIEITFDTSRFEFKSVTTTGLLRTLPVTTTGGANGELIVTIDTSLTVNGNDSLLLLTLLPRAEANNTPIHARLTYLVCDQLHTKDITLPFSVVVNVDTTTTRLSIMTAPVSFGNQASATVMLTGLPIGVSVTQFMLFVTYDHGLLRCTGAGTQGTLTSGWGSTLLTGVATDTLRFTSTNGPLGISGTLTNLLFQTFVANPTSSPIGVQSTLPAQIMSGPGAGCEILYSSRAVFTTFTGRDLCGDSLLRGFMRTGSILIQRAEQTQDGALDVTLSMPLAQALTVSVSDVLGHSALGEIVQGSPGEQTVHLLLNDIASGTYLLRIEGLSGRATRKVVILR; this is encoded by the coding sequence ATGCGATTTTTTTCGTTCCTACGAATTGCATCGGTCGTCACCGTGCTCCTAGCGACACTCGGCGTGACCGCAGGCATTGGGCAGAATTCGCTCCAGCGCTCAGGCCGGCATTTCACTTTCGGTATCATTGAAGGCCCCGAGAATCTTCCAGGCGCCGACCTCTCTTCATTATCGCTGATCTTGACCGTGCTCAGCCCGTACGATGGATGCGGCACGATCACTTCGCCAAGTGGATACGCCCAGGATTTTTCGTTCACGGCCATGCAGGCGACAGTCATTTCGCTTCCGACGAAACTGATTCACCTGAATGATCTTGGCAAAACATCCAAGGGCTTGATTGTCCGGACAAACGAGCCGGTGAACCTTACGCTGCATGACTTCATCCTCGAAGCAGGCGATGCGACTCAACTTTATCCAGACGAATCGCTCGACACGGATTACATGGTCGCCGAGTGGGGTGAGTGGGATGACGCGATTCTTAGCCAAGACACGACAATTGGCAGGCTCGAACCCAATCATTCCGAGATTCTCGTAACGGCTCCGCAGGACAACACGGTGGTCACGATCACCCCTTCGGTGTTGACGATGCTAAAGCAGCCGGCGAATGTCCCGTTTACCGTCACCTTGAATGCCGGTGAGTGTTACATTGTCAAAGCCGACTCATTCGGTGTTCCTACAAGATCATCGCTTTCGAACTCCACTGTTGTTTCCTCGAAACCAGTCAGTGTGATCGTTGGGACAACGTGCGGTTATGTCCCGCTAACGGTCGAGTCCTGCAATGAATTGATGGATGAGATCCTTGGGAAGCGCCACTGGAGTCAGCATTATTATATTTCTCCGCTCGGCAATGCGGACGGTACCGATACGGCCAATGTGCGAGCTCTTCTGACGAGCGACCGTCCGTTTAATTTTTCGGTCAATGGATCTCCGGGATTTGCACCAGGCCGTATTGCGCTCTCGTTTCGGGGTGCAGCCGATATCACCGCGAGTACGCCAATATCGCTTCATGAGCTGGCGGTCGGCAACTCACAGGTACTCAACGGTCAAAGCGATCCAACGCTGGTCAGTATTCTTGACAGTTCACTCTGGGCAGACACTTTGCTTTGGAATGCGCCTCTCTTCGCTGAGTCGCCATACCCGTTCCGGCACTATGTCTCCATGATTTACCCAACTCCTTCGGAAGGCCAGATCCGTCTGGACAATCAGTTGATCGGCTCTCTTGCGGGGACCCGGTCACAGATTTACAGGAGCGCGCAATCGACGCTTGTTACTCCCATTTCACCAGGAGTCCACAGCCTCACATCACCCGTACCGGTTTTTGCTGTCGCTGCCGGTTGGCAGTCGGCGGATGCATATACTTTCCTTCCGGGGACGATATCTCCTGAAGTACGCCGCGATACGATTAAGCACACGCTGAACGTTAAAGTGGATTCAGCGATGGCGTGTCACGATTTTCGAGCGACGTTCTCAGTCAGCCCGCCATTCGCGGATAGCGAAGGTGTCATGAGCCTGACTGTCACGGTTGCGTTGGACCCGCTCATCACGTCGTTCTCCGGATTCCAGTCGCTATTACCTCCAGAGAGTGCCTCGATCTCGATCGATTCCACGACACCGGGATTCATAACGGTGAACATCATTGCTGAACCGAGCATAATCGATAGCCCGCTCTTCCGGCTAATCTTCCATGGCGAGCGGACCGCCGCGCTCGCAGTGCTGACACCCGGCGCAACTCTATGTGCCGACGCCATCGAATTGCTCGAAACAACCCCGGCCCAATTCCCGGTACTCGCCGCGACTGATACACTCCGGCATGCGCTCACGATGGATTCCTCGGCGGCAATCCTATGCAAGCCACTTGAGCTTCACCTGCTGCTCGATTCTATACTGGGTGCGAACGAGAGCTTTTTGCCAAACAAAATCGAAATCACGTTTGACACGTCACGTTTCGAATTCAAGAGTGTCACAACGACCGGATTGCTCCGAACGCTGCCGGTTACGACCACAGGCGGGGCAAACGGCGAATTAATCGTCACGATCGACACCAGCCTCACGGTCAACGGAAACGACTCGTTGTTACTTCTTACCCTGCTCCCCCGAGCTGAAGCGAACAACACTCCGATTCATGCACGGCTCACGTATTTGGTGTGCGACCAATTGCACACAAAGGATATCACGCTGCCATTCAGTGTAGTCGTAAATGTGGATACCACTACGACCAGGCTCAGCATTATGACAGCTCCCGTTAGCTTTGGCAATCAGGCTTCAGCGACAGTCATGTTGACAGGCTTGCCCATCGGTGTCAGCGTGACTCAGTTTATGCTGTTCGTGACATACGATCACGGCCTGCTCCGGTGCACTGGCGCCGGGACTCAAGGAACGCTAACCTCCGGCTGGGGAAGCACGCTTCTGACTGGAGTCGCTACCGACACACTCCGCTTTACATCGACGAATGGTCCGCTCGGGATTTCGGGCACGCTGACAAATTTGCTCTTCCAGACTTTTGTCGCGAACCCGACATCATCTCCGATTGGCGTGCAAAGCACACTGCCCGCGCAGATCATGTCCGGGCCTGGGGCCGGCTGCGAGATTCTGTATTCATCACGTGCCGTCTTCACGACATTCACCGGCAGAGACCTGTGTGGCGATAGTCTTCTGCGTGGCTTTATGCGAACAGGCAGCATCTTAATCCAGCGCGCGGAGCAAACACAGGATGGAGCGCTGGATGTCACACTCTCCATGCCACTGGCACAAGCACTGACAGTTTCGGTTTCGGACGTGCTCGGGCATTCCGCTTTGGGTGAAATCGTGCAAGGTTCGCCGGGCGAGCAAACGGTGCATCTACTGCTAAACGATATCGCCTCGGGCACCTATCTTCTGCGAATTGAGGGTCTTAGTGGGCGTGCAACCCGAAAAGTCGTCATACTTCGGTGA